Proteins from one Rosa chinensis cultivar Old Blush chromosome 7, RchiOBHm-V2, whole genome shotgun sequence genomic window:
- the LOC112179895 gene encoding uncharacterized protein LOC112179895, with the protein MSFPMKTRVATSKSSSQFREWWAKRVGSRFKDGLVSARRSAFAGNPWAQEKPKAVRRGKITSKVARAIPTISGQESLKKCAKGSTKRKAIHSAATEAAKDGATMSSTSQSLPVKQPAKQDEQSSESEEQLCVAKRSCLETFKKANIQNAIPSETEESVELTIDKDGQPSSDEPVGEIISLERMAESDVGAMNIEETLVLTQTSTQASIPSSSLSEQHMVLANELEGDQGFEAELQAFMRAFSADALIQPKCCSAISQLPTPQLTSREEVDGALKVVKEMLAQPLKEFVETGQLSKVKVAMDLLLGAKYFAPPKVALIGEKLEVLTQQIFHVAGSYQEIEKRRQQILACEQMKKALVPEFGWCMEQKRVVESLEGKINELERQLASLKQERQEVGEKLLQRSRQCFQSQGQLKKIEAELKNSEPRCMQLESDLQDTSCTLGALKALLAE; encoded by the exons ATGAGCTTTCCCATGAAGACAAGAGTAGCAACTAGCAAGAGTTCCTCCCAGTTCAGAGAGTGGTGGGCAAAACGAGTAGGTAGCCGCTTTAAAGATGGGTTGGTGTCGGCTAGGCGATCGGCTTTTGCAGGAAATCCATGGGCACAAGAGAAGCCGAAAGCTGTAAGGCGTGGTAAAATAACAAGCAAAGTTGCTAGAGCAATCCCAACTATAA GCGGCCAAGAGTCTTTGAAGAAGTGTGCTAAAGGGAGCACAAAGAGAAAGGCCATCCATAGTGCGGCCACTGAGGCGGCCAAAG ATGGTGCCACCATGTCTTCAACGTCTCAATCTCTTCCAGTGAAACAACCGGCAAAACAAGACGAGCAATCCTCTGAGAGCGAAGAACAATTGTGCGTGGCCAAACGAAGTTGCCTAGAGACATTCAAG AAGGCCAACATCCAAAATGCCATTCCTAGTGAAACAGAGGAATCCGTGGAACTAACCATTGATAAAGATGGCCAACCAAGTAGTGACGAACCTGTGGGGGAGATAATTTCTCTTGAAAGAATGGCTGAAAGCGACGTTGGGGCAATGAATATAGAAGAGACACTTGTGCTCACCCAAACTTCAACGCAAGCCAGTATTCCCTCCTCGTCGCTTAGTGAGCAACACATGGTGTTGGCTAATGAACTA GAAGGTGATCAAGGGTTTGAAGCCGAACTTCAGGCTTTCATGAGGGCATTTTCGGCCGATGCTCTAATCCAACCAAAATGCTGCTCGGCCATTTCGCAGTTACCAACCCCGCAATTGACATCAAGGGAGGAAGTTGATGGGGCTCTGAAGGTGGTAAAGGAAATGTTAGCGCAGCCATTAAAAGAATTTGTGGAAACAGGCCAACTATCAAAAGTGAAAGTGGCCATGGATTTGTTACTTGGAGCCAAATACTTTGCCCCTCCCAAGGTAGCTCTCATTGGTGAGAAGCTAGAAGTGTTGACCCAACAAATATTCCATGTAGCTGGTTCATaccaagaaatagaaaaaaggaGACAACAAATCTTGGCTTGTGAGCAAATGAAGAAAGCCTTGGTTCCCGAGTTTGGGTGGTGTATGGAACAAAAACGGGTTGTGGAGTCTCTTGAAGGCAAGATAAATGAATTGGAAAGACAATTGGCGTCCTTGAAACAAGAGAGACAAGAAGTGGGGGAAAAGCTTCTTCAAAGGAGTAGGCAGTGTTTCCAAAGCCAAGGACAACTGAAGAAAATAGAGGCCGAATTGAAAAATTCCGAGCCTAGGTGTATGCAACTTGAGAGTGACCTTCAGGATACTAGTTGTACCTTGGGAGCTCTTAAAGCTTTATTAGCCGAGTAA